The Penicillium oxalicum strain HP7-1 chromosome V, whole genome shotgun sequence genomic interval TGGGCGTGTATGACCTGAAGTGCTTGAGCTGATTGAATGCTGAATACAGCGCGAGAAATTCCCGCTTGCTCGGCCCGTGAGATGGCAACAAGATTGTACAAGTCTTGAAGTTTTTGCAATATCTCCGCTTGACCCGTCGTGTTCGACAATGCATTCTCCTCGACGGTGCGTTGGACCTTGAGAAATCTGCGATGTATGTCGCGCTGCTCCACCTGGCTACCTGCGACCGCGTGGGCCATCATTTTGTCGGTGGTACTATTGATGTCGTGAATGATATCGTTGTACCGAAGGGCGGCGGGCTTGGTGACAGCATGAATAGCGCGTTTGAAAGATCCCTCTTCATACCATTCTAACGCACGTAGCAGAAATCGTATAATATGGGCATATAGAGATGCAAATAATTGCTTGATCGACGAAGTTTGGTATAGATAGACTGCTAGCTTAGCACGGGACAGAGCGTCTGCGATATCCACTAAGCCATTTGCGATGGTCAGTCCGGTCGTTTTGTGCTCTACAATTGCCTTGAATGAGGAGTGATGTTAAAATACATGTTCTCAATGACACAAGTGTATCGATTTGTCATTGTTGGAGAGGTCAAAGAAAGATCGCTTACCCCAACCAGAAGTTTCATTGCACCCCACGCCAAGGAGGTGAACTCGGGATGATGTTGCACAAGGACATCCATAATGTTTCCATAATAATGGATCTTTTCCGCAAGCTGATTCATATATCGTCCATAAGCAGACCCAGTTCGATTTTGACGAAAGTTCTCTTGTGCGTCCTTCACCGCATGCAAAAGGTCGTCCATTGTTGCCACATTCAACATGCGGAGTTGGTCCTTTTTCCGAGAATCTCGGGTTCCATCTGCTTCAAATTTCTTCCGAGCATTCTCAAAGGCAATTTCTGCATTTTCAAAGTCATTGGAACTAGCAAAGTGTGAGATCGCATAGTGACAGGCCGCAAAGGGCATCTCCTTGGCACTCACCGTTCTCCTCGATACCAGTGGGAGATGGCTGTCGTTGGCAGATCCTTATCCATGGCTGTAAACGGATGACCTGACAGTGATACCTTGAAAGAGAATTCCTGATTACATCAAATTCCATGACAAATTCTGATATAGGCCTCAGTAGCACGGTCGTAATGAGGAGAACTGAGCACTCAGCCTCATTCACGTGATTTGAGCGAGTGCTTCAACTGCAGCGAGATGTGTTCGAGCGCAGTTGGCCAGCAATGCACCGGCCCCCTCAGAAAGATCATCTATCGACATCACAATCGCATTTCACCAATGCTCACCTCCCCTCTTATTCTGTCTGAACACGGTTAATTATCATCTTAGGTATTGCTCATTCCATGAAGAGCCGATCAGGAGAACGCAGGGCGAGTCCCACGAGATCAACTATCCGGAATCTTGCCCCACTGTCAGGGGAGATTAAGCCGACAAGAGAGGAAGATTGGGTACCATTGAAGTGGACTTCCCTACCCTCCTCACCAGAGGCGCGAGTGACTTCATACCAGCATCTGACTATAACGGATGACCAAAGTGAAGGTAGCGACATTAAGAGGCGCAAGCTTATGGCAGTTGCCTCTGGAGAAAACGGCCCAGTCACCTCCTCAGATAATTCAGAAGGCGATCAACTGCCAAACTCCTACTACCTCCACTCCTACCCAGAAATTCCTGGGGAAGAGCTGCGACGGAAACCTGGTACTCGGCCACTGAAGTCCCGCCCTTGGCTCATGGACTCTATTAGCCAGTCAAAGGATGGGGAGGGTGTACGTTTAAAAGTCTCTTTAGACGAGTCTTTGTCTCGTCCCATCGATATGCAAACCGAGGCTTCGAAAGGTCCTGCAGCGGCGAATCTCAGGTGGCCAGATCTGGCGAAAGAATCTCCATCTAGCCCCCCTCCCAAAGAGTCACACAGCTCTGCTGCTTCAGAGGCACCTAACGAGAGTCAACTGGCTGGGAGTAAAAGGGAAGCAATTCAAATCCTTTCCAAGAACCAGAAACTACTAGACCGCATTGTTGAATTAGAATCGCAGCTTGAAAGTCTTGCCAATGGCGAGCAGGGACATCCAGCACGATTCAAAGTCCTTTACTGTCTTTATGAGGAAGTTCAAAATCCCGCAGATGATTATGACAAGAGTCCTTCACATCTGGACAGAACTCTTTTCGAGGACGAGCCAGAAATGACACCCAACGGGGAAAATACTGCGCGCTTAAGATGTCGGAATCGAATCAATAACCTCGAGCTGTATCTTCTGAAAAACCCAGGAATTGCATTTGTCGTCCTTCGCACATACCCAGAGATCCTGCGTCTGGAGGCTCCCATCGGGCCCCGTTACTCCAAATCGATGGAtcaccttcatcttcctccaccttcaACCGAATTCATTCTGCCAGTCGAGGTGGCCTTGAGGCAGGGTTTGGAAGCAATTCTCAGGCGTAAGCCAGAATTCAAAGATATACTCGCCGAGTATACGATGAACTGCCGGGTTCTTGCACCATATCTTTTCGTGTATCACAGCCGTGAGGACATGGAGGAGATCCAGTCTATTCTCACCACCGAAGCCTTTGAACAAATCAGGCTTTTCTTGGTTTATGTGGAACGCGCGCTGGGAAAAGACTTTGAGATGGCGGACAGTCTGCTGGAGAAAGGCACAATAACGCCGCAATATCTTCAGTATCTTTTCAAGCCTGGCGATGTATTAGTCCAGAAGTCAGCGGAATTCTTCACTGGTTTCGTTGCGCAGTCCTGGCTCACCCTAAGACCAGAGCATTACTGCAAGCCCACTGTCCCCAGACAGGACAATTTTGGTTCTTCGATGAGTCCTCTGACGAGCTCTATGTCCTCCGCAATCCACCATTTGGGGATGGATCCTGAGAACACAACGAAGGAGAGGCCATCCAGCCTGGAAGACTGGATTGATTCTCAGTCACGGCAATCCCGTGAAAACTTGATTTGTGAATTCAGTGGAAAGACCTTGCAGTTCAATGGGTCCTTTGCGTGGAAGAGAGAGCAATTGAAAATTGAATTTCCTGCGAACTCTTGGGACAAAATCATTCCCATTGCCGACTTGAACATTTTCCCACTCCGACATGCTCCCGAATCCATTTTCAAGCTGCTCCAAAAGCGAGGTTCAACGTTTTGGAAGTGCCGCAAAAAAAGTCTCATCACTTATCAACCTGGGAATGATGATAAATCTCACAAACCGGTAACAGTCCCGCTCTCAGTCTCTCAAACTACATGCAGTGCATCAGATGCTAAAACTCACAGACGGCCGATCGTTACATGATTGATATGGACACATTTCGCACTCTGCATCCTCAGAACCAAGCCTCGCGCGATGTGTCTACCCAGAAACTTAGCCTGGACGTAATCAGAGACGACGCACGCTTTCAGTATCTCTTCCCATCGCAAATCAAAGGATTTAATCTTCGTCGAAAAGTCTGGAGTGACCTTGCTGTAGACTGCATCTCCGACGTGGAATGGAACCGTGAGGCCTTTCATTCCCTGGTCATCGACCCCAAGGCCAAGAATCTCATCGAGGCTCTCGTGGTCAGTCagctggaagaggaaaagtCCACTGATTTGATCAGTGGGAAAGGAAGTGGtttgattcttctcttccacgGCGGCCCAGGCACTGGGAAAACTCTTACCGCAGAAGGAGTCGCTGAGATTGCACAGAAACCCCTTTATCGGGTGACCTGTGGAGATGTGGGCACCAAACCGGAGGAAGTTGAAAAATACCTTGACTCGGTGCTGCATCTCGGACGTATTTGGGACTGCGTGGTCCTACTCGATGAAGCGGATGTGTTCCTGGAGCAACGAagcctcgaggatcttcaGCGCAACGCCCTGGTCTCTGTCTTCTTGCGTGTGCTGGAGTACTACGAGGGAATTCTCATCTTGACCAGCAACCGTGTGGGGACATTCGATGAAGCCTTTATTTCCCGCATTCAGCTGGCCATTCATTACCCTGAGCTGGGTGCCAATCAAAGACATCAGATTTGGCAGATCTTCATTGACCGgcttgagaatctcaaggaAGATATCGATTTTGAAAACCTGCGCCAGAACCTCAATGCTCTCAAGCAGATCAAGCTGAATGGACGCCAAATCAGAAACATCATCACCACTACTCGACAGTACGCCAAGTGGAAGAAAACCACTCTTACTTACGAACACTTGAGAGATGTGATTGAGATTTCGGCACGCTTCGGTACCTATCTGCACGATCTTCGGGGTTTTTCAGAAAGTGAACTCGCAAAAGATGGTGGAATACGATGAAAAGACATTTTGTCCTTGTTTTGCGTTGAATTGATGTTCTCTACACGTGCGATGATATACACGAATATTGATACTTGCATTGTTGATACTTCAATTGTTTGTACCTCTGTTGTTGACACTGCTATTGCTGATACCTCCATTGTGAATTCTTCTGTTGTTGGCACGTCTAATGTTGATATTTGTATTGAAAATAGCAATTTCTTCGCTTGTGCTTGCCGTTGTCATGCTTGGACTAAAATGAACGATAGTAAGACACGTTTACTACTAATCCAATCTATTTAGCTTTTTTTCTGCTCCGTCCAAGGCTTAAACCATAAGGTGAGACATGCAGATTGAAGTTTTCTTCATACATTCTTTCCAAGTCAAGATCATTGAGACATGCTGACTATTTTTGTGTAGTGCCTGCTTATTGGGGTGCATTTGTCTTCAATTCGTTGATTCAGTTCGCGCGATCTAGTCATGAACCGTGTGTATCTCATTCGAAAAGACACCCGATCGATCAAATCGCACCATCCAGCGTTGATAGATCATTCTACACCATATGAAATGCGAGTCTAGTAGCTTCTACTTCTCTCAATACTCACTTGAGGTCGCTATTGTAGGTACCTGTGACAAGGTTGACTTGTCAGGCTGATCTGATTCCACCTGCGGCCAGAAGTGGGTCTCACCTCACTCACCCCCACGCCACATTTCCAGGCACCGCGAGATTGAAAAGTTTCAAAGGACATCTAGCATCTATCGTTACCGCTGCAAAGTCGAGTATTTACTTGTCGaccaacaagatcaagaggTACTGGTCTTACTCCGTACAAAAACAGGTGGCATCACTGGGTTACTGTGCGCGTGGTCCGGCGACTCTGCTGAACCAAGAGCTTGTGTAGCATCCTCATTTCTCGAGGCTTCGACCTTTTCCCCTCAATTCGACAGACCACGACTTTGAAGAGGTCGAAAACAAACTCACCATCCAGGTAAACAGAACCAGTAGACGGTCGCGGTCTCAAAAAAAGAGGCGGGAGATCGATTTTTGAAAATCTGGAGCCATGAATCAATCAGAGGCTCTATCATGTCCCTTCTGTCCATTCTCCGACACGGACGCCAGTTTTCTGGAAATGCACATTGACCATTGCCACCCGGAGAATGGCGACTGGCACCGAGAATCGCATCAACCTGAGGTGGATGCATGGTCAAATGCGAGATCTCACTCGCAATCTCCGCGAGAAGCAGACGAAGATCCCACCGAGAAATATGTCGATTGTCCGCATGGATGCGGCGAGACAGTGACGACTGCCGAGCTGTCCACTCATCTGGATTTGCATCTTGCAGAGGGGATTGCCTTTGAAGATGGCGAGACAGATTCGGCTCCGTATATTGCGGATGATTCCGCTAATACAGATGACTATGATCTGCCATTGGGGAAGGAAGACGAGTTAGATCTTCAGGGAGCGTTGGAAGGTGGAAAGCGCGGCTCGGGGCGAGACATGGCGCGAAGAAATAATGTCACAAAACCTGCTAAGGCGAAGAGTCCGCCACGAcatcgaggagaagatggtgcgATGAGATTGGGGGTAAGTCGACGTCTCACTCTCTGTGTTTGAGCATTTGTTTGTTTCTTCCTTGTGGAAAATTCCATACTGATGTTACTTTGTAGCGCGCGGAACTGGGTCCCCACGCccatgaaaagaaaatgccATCATGGCTCAAACATTTGCTGGAAAAAGGAGGCCGAACATCTAAACAAACCCACATCACCTCAGATGGAAAATTGGCACGGCAAACTACCGTGGAAAATGAGACAGACAAGCTCATTCCCGTCATCTTGAGGCTCTGCGAGCAAGACAAGACAGTTCAACGCGCATTTCTCTGCAATCCCAAGGTGCGCCATATCTGCAAGCTCTCGCGTGAGGGTGGGTTCTGCGGATATCGCAACATCCAGATGTTGATCTCATATATCAACAAAACGCAAGCATTGGGCCATTCGCATTTTCCCCACGGTATACCATCTATTCTGGAGTTACAGGATCTGATTGAGCAGGCCTGGGACATGGGCTTTAATAGTACAGGGAGAACGGAGACGGGAGGGATTAAGGGGACGAGGAAATTCATCGGGACTCCAGAAGTAAGTCGGAATTTCAATAAAGGGGAATTGCGGCCCTTTTCAGAATGACAGTAAACTAATCGGTAActctgatttttttttcatcagGCACAAGCTCTCTTTCAGAGCCTTGAAATTCCGTGAGTATTTGGCCCTCTCCAACACCTTCCGAACCAAACATGGAAGACAAGGTTGCTGACAAATATCTTTGATTTCTACAGCTGCGATGCTAGCAGCCTTGCCTCGAGTGATAGACTACCGGCACACGATCAACTATACATGGAAGTAGCAAATTACTTTCGTGCCGCCTGTCCGGTGGACAACGAGTCAATCAAAGTCTTTCAAACAGACTTACCACCGATCTATTTCCAACACGATGGTAAGTCATGGTCCACACCCACACACACAGAACTGAGCGCGAAATCAGCTGCCTATCATTCCCCTATTCTCCACGTCCTTCTAATCGTGGTTCACGGCAGGCCATTCAATGACCATCATTGGCTTTGAAATCCGCGACGACGGATCTGCCAATTTGCTCGTGTTTGATCCCATGTTCAAGACCTCTCCGGCGATGCAGCGCCTAATTGGTACTTCGGCGAAAAGTGACCATCCGGCTCGATTGCTAAAGGCGTACCGTCGAGGGAACAGGTATTTACAGAAATATAAGCTTTTTGAGCTGCTCAAGTAAGTTTGTTTCTTAAATGATACTGTGTGATGTTTCAAAAAGGTAGAAGAGAAACATATCTGATTGATTCTTTACTCTTTGACAGGTTAATCCCAATACCAGGTGACGAGCCTAGTAAGACGGGGACGAAGACGGGCTCCAGTATCATGATGTAAAAAGGGCCTGGATACACATGACACAAACCAACGCTTTTACACTCATACTTTGTACAGACACTTAAAAAATTCCCACCAGAGCTGTTTCTCACAGGGAACCAGATGAATGTCATAACGTGGCAAGGGTAGTGACGCTCCTGGACGTCGTCTGTGCTGAACAGATCTTGCGCcaggattttctttttctcgtctcTAGAACATATTTGGACTCGTGTAAAGCAATTCTCTGCAAATCAGACTTGGTCATATACAAGAGTGATATGAGCCATCCTCTTTTTTGGTAACATCGACGCGGAAACGCTGCTGAGGGTGGAACTGTGCAGTACGCATGTGGCTTATATGGGCGCCATGTGATATCCCCCGGTACCCCGTGATAAGATAAAAGATAATCAACAATCGATAAGCGATAAGCGGTCGAAGAATAATCCGAAATAATTTCCACATCCGCGGGGAAGAAACAAGTCGCAAGGTTCGCCGACTCATTCTCACAATCCAATCTTTTATAATTTTTTCAAATAATCCCAACCTTTGCGCAGCAATCCTTCGACCACTTTTATTCTCTCACACAATTCTTGAAGAGAAGTGGACAAAAAGGACCCCCGCCCTTCTTCCCAAAACCTAAACCCAAACCCATACAACTTCCATCTCCGGCGATAATGCGCACTTCACCGaatatcatcatcaccggcaCTCCGGGCGTCGGCAAGACCGTGCACTGCGAACAACTTGCCCAGGACACAGGCCTGAAGCATTTGTCTGTGAACCAGATCGCCAAGGAGCGCGACTGCTTTGATGAATATGATGAGGAGCGGAAAAGTTgggtggttgatgaggatAAGGTATGTTGATATGATTGGgatgttttttttatatTCTTTTTGGGGGATTGAGGGAGTCAGGAGGGATTGGCGAATGTGCGCAAGCTAGTCTCATCCCGAATCTTTCTCGATGTTGAGCGTGGATGCGACGGGGAGACGTTCTTGGTGGAGGGGTCTGTATATGCGTGTGTGTGCGCGCGCGCATCTacggaggcggaggcggagagaGATAGTTGCTGTTCGTTATCTACAaagcttttgcttttctttttgttttttgtctttttttttttttgagatgtTTTCGTACTTGTGCTAATCGTTTTCATTTCCAATTCTTGAGTAGTTGCTCGATGCTATCGAAGACGAAGTTCTGCAAGGTGGCTATTTGATCGATTGGCACGCCTGCGACCTTATTCCGAAATCGTGGATTGATCTCGTCGTTGTCGTACGCTGTCCTGAAACGTCCCTTTTGTATGATCGGTTAAGTTCAAGGTGCGTTTcatgttttccttttttttattcttcttcctcttgccAACCTCGACCCCGTTTGTTTGCCGCGAGGTTAAGGGCAAGAGTGATCGCTTGTTGGACTCTGTTGGAAAAGTTCTGCGCAATtccttccctcttcctctgtctttttctctctcttttttttctgccatTTTGAATAGTCTCTTTCTAACATGACCGGTACAATGTTGATAGAGGATACCACGAGGAAAAGCTTCAAGAAAACCTCGATGCAGAGATCTTTGGCGTATTGCTCGAAGAAGCCCGTGAAGCATATGACGAGGAGATTGTCATTGAATTGAACAGTGAAAAGGACGGAGATGTCGACAGCAATTGCGCACGAATCGCCGAGTGGATTGAGAATTGGAAAAAGTCCCATGCGGAAGATGCTGAGTGAATTGGATTCATAGGTTGAAGGATTGAATTGTTGAATCATGAATATCTGATGTCTGATGTTTGATGTCTGGTTTATAATTTTATTTTGTTCTCATATACTGGGCTATCTGGATCGCATCTGTATTGTGGATGTGTTTGGTTTAGTTTGGTTTCTCTGcgtgcgtgtgtgtgtgtgagagagagggggggaagagaaatgTCTAGTTATACCCCTCCCGCGGATCTATGATCTATGCCACTGTACTGTTGCTCCAAGCGCCGTGCTCACTGCTGACCCTCTGCCAACCATTGCTGGAGCTTGACCAGCGCCTTGTATCGATGGGAAATTTTGTTCTAATTGCGAGGTTAGCGTGTTCAGATATTGGGGGATTGATCATTCGTGCATCAACCAACGAATCGTGGTGCCACGTTGCTGACACGCGGAAGGAGAAGGCTTGGTATTCTCGGGGGAAAATGAGGCGTGAAAGCTTACCTTTGCCTCTTTATCCATCTCGGCATATGTCTTGCCTTCATATTCAAAGATAGGATCCCATCCTAGAAGACAGTCAGTTCTCTGAATACCGCTTGAAATCGTAACCAGATTTAAACACGTAAAAGACCAGAAGGCAAAATCCAAAGGGACTCAACGTACCAAACTTGGTGGGACCTCGGGGCCGCACAATAGTACCCTGTTACCCAGCGGTGGTGTTAGCAAGCTGATAGAGGATGTATCGCACCAGTTCAACCTCGAGATTCTGGATAGATTCAAGGCAAAAGATCCGACTGGAATCAAAGACATACCGCCGTCCGTCCCTGGAAAATCAAAGGCTCCTCTCCTGGTCCCCGACAAAAGGCAAAGGTGCAAACAGCCTGCGCACTACGATCCTCAAACCCATCCAGCATCTTGTTCAACCCTTCATGGCCAAGCGATTCCATGAATGTTTTACTGCCAGGGTTTGCATATGAATTAGCAAGTCAACTCCGAgtcatcaccatcacacAACCTCCTCAACTGGATCTGGATCATTTCATTCCCAAAGAAGGTTGAGCTCACCCACAGAAAGAGGCCAGGGACCTCAAGAAATCacgggggaaaagagagaggtggagagaaaagggTCCCCAAAACCTACATGTATGGACCAGGTAATCCCTTCAGGGCATCAAATTCCAAAGCCGTATCCTCCGTCAAAGCGGGGCCATTGATCTGCCAGAAAATAATGGTCAGTCAGGTCCAAGTACGTAGATTCTCTCTCGCGACATTGTTGAGGATTAGAGAATGCTAGTACTGCGATGCAATACGGCACAATGTGCAAGGACTAAGCCTAGACAGACATACCGCTTCAGCAGCTCGTCGGGCTTTCTCTTTGGCAATCTCCTCGATAGTCCCCTGGATCTCGGGGACATCGACGGCTTGGTTGTCGACCTCGATGACGTTGCCGAGAATCGCTCGCACCTCGGCGAGTTTGTTCTTGTTGCCGGTAATGAAGTTGAGTTTGGTGAGAGGCATGGTCAGAGGGTGGGAGGGTCGTTGGATTTATTTGAGAATCTTTTGATGAATGCTTTTGGAGTGTAGAGAGGAAAGATCACAGGtgggaaaagggaagacGCTGAAAGGTTGAAGTGGTGTGCCGCTCTTGGGCAATCAAGTTGTTCCACCGCCCGCTCTCCGAAGAATTACTGGCAATCATACAAGATAGCGACTCTCATCCCGAAAAAGTACATCCAAAGTGAACCCCATCTCACAGATCTCATATgtcatcaacaaggccagAAATGAAAGGCGGTGTGACAGCGACTTCGTGTCATGGAACACAACAGAACATAAAAAGGTTGAAGAATGGGGGgacggggggagggaaagagaaaatagaaaagaacttCATCAATGTATCTCTCCAACAAGACATACCCACATTGgtcagagccagagccggtCGACTCTGCTCTGCATGCTCTCTAAACTCTCACAAAAATCGGAACCGGAGATCCGCCCGAAGCAACATGCAAGTAATGACGGTGATGAGAGGATGCCAAGAACAcgtcaaaaaagaaacaccccaaaaagaaatgaacaAAAAGTATCACACTGGTCGTTAATCCGTAGCTGACAAGGAAACATCTTTCAGagatcaaagaaaagaaagaaagaaacatgTCTAATTTACAATGAACAACCCCAGCCCCGCGTCTACTCTTCCAGAACCCCGTTTTCTATCCCGAGCTTGTCTTGCTGCGCAATGGCCTGTGCAGAGACAATCTCGGCGAGACGCTTCAAGCGTGGTGTTTGGAGCCCTGAAGAAAGAGGGTAAAAGTGTCAGCATATCTCGATcaaaaaaggacaaggccACCAAGGAGACCGGGCCAATGCACGGAGCGGGAAGTGGGAGGAATCCAACTTACAGGATGGAGTGTACGTCTCCAAAGCGGTGATCACTCGGGGCTCAGCGATCTCATAGGGACCACTGTCCTCCATGTCCACAGGAGTCAAGAGAAGGACGTCACTCTTCTCTGTGACACGAGAGGCCACGGCCTTCATGATCTCGCCGTTGATGGGCTGTTCATAGTCGGCCACCAGATACTGATTCAGGAGCTTTTGAATTTGATTGGGTGAAAGCctgaaaagaaagggaagcgTCAGTCAGTCATTCGATCACATCGTGGTGAAACGGAGCGGCGGCTTCACTTACATCCAGCAGATATCTTGAATGATCTCAATGTCATTCAAGGtggccttcttcaactgAAGCAACTTGGTGGCTTGCTATAATGCCAAGTTAGTATCGAAAACGTGCAGAAGATCAACTCAACCCGAGGTGTTCCCGATGGATTTTTCACCACAGCAATTTCTGTCAGAAAGAAAAACGTACCATCAAGTGCTCCAATTGCAACGTCCCCTCCGGCATGTCGTGGCTCTTACACCACTCCTCGATCCGAGTGATGTTGTAGTTGATCTGCAAGCCACGCTTCCATGACAGGAAGTTGCGTCGCATGAGAAGATCATTGAAGGCCGTGACGCCGACCAACTTCAACAACTCGGTCATGGTCTGCATGATGATCGAGCCTTCGATGTAAAAGGCCTTCATGGCCCGGTACACCGCATTCAAAAGGCTCAGCAGGTTGTCCATGCTGTACGCCGGGTTGTTGTTCGAGGGCAACAGCTTGCCGAGGAAGCGATTGGTCTCGCTTGTGACGAAACCGGGGAGGGATTGCGACTCGATGATCGCGGGTACGATCATCTTGTAGagtctcttcttcaacacctTCATCCACGTGTGGTAGATGTTGAATTCCAGGCTTTCCAGATCATGCTTGACAATCTCCAGTAGGCGGTCATATTCATAATTGTCCGTCTTTTGTGCCTCATACCAGTCTTCAGCCAGGAAGACAAAGGACAACATCTCGTGCACGTTGGAAAGCCAAAAGGCACCCGGGTTAATCGCATCCTCACCCTCGTGCTGCATGACCTCTTGCTGAATGGATTGCATGACATTGGCCAGGAACCGCTCGGACTCTTTGACAAAGCCATTGTTCCACATCTCCGAGGTTACCAGGTTGATCAGGTAGGCGGGGAAGAGCACCTCTTTCTCTGTAGGAGGAGGATTGGAGCTGGGTAGGGGGATCTTCAAGTTGCGAATCAAGCCCATCGTCACCTCGTCGTTC includes:
- a CDS encoding Inosine triphosphate pyrophosphatase, whose amino-acid sequence is MPLTKLNFITGNKNKLAEVRAILGNVIEVDNQAVDVPEIQGTIEEIAKEKARRAAEAINGPALTEDTALEFDALKGLPGPYIKTFMESLGHEGLNKMLDGFEDRSAQAVCTFAFCRGPGEEPLIFQGRTAGTIVRPRGPTKFGWDPIFEYEGKTYAEMDKEAKNKISHRYKALVKLQQWLAEGQQ
- a CDS encoding Adenylate kinase isoenzyme — its product is MRTSPNIIITGTPGVGKTVHCEQLAQDTGLKHLSVNQIAKERDCFDEYDEERKSWVVDEDKLLDAIEDEVLQGGYLIDWHACDLIPKSWIDLVVVVRCPETSLLYDRLSSRGYHEEKLQENLDAEIFGVLLEEAREAYDEEIVIELNSEKDGDVDSNCARIAEWIENWKKSHAEDAE